The proteins below come from a single Juglans regia cultivar Chandler chromosome 12, Walnut 2.0, whole genome shotgun sequence genomic window:
- the LOC108983730 gene encoding uncharacterized acetyltransferase At3g50280-like — MSNPPRVRHISECFIKPEYASEESKQPFYLTPWDLIMLSAHYIQKGLFYNKPPASDDQDQAFVKTLLDRLKSSLALALVHFYPLSSRLVTQKNENPPSCLVFVDCNNSHGAKFIHAALDMEIADILSPIDVPSVVQLLFDHDRAINHDGHTMALLSIQMTELKDGIFIGCSINHLIADGTSYWHFFNSWSEIAGSYLI; from the coding sequence ATGTCGAATCCTCCCAGAGTTCGACACATCTCAGAATGCTTTATCAAACCAGAATATGCATCGGAAGAGTCAAAGCAACCCTTCTACCTGACGCCATGGGATCTTATCATGCTCTCTGCGCACTACATCCAAAAGGGCCTTTTTTACAACAAGCCTCCCGCATCAGATGACCAAGATCAGGCCTTCGTCAAGACTCTCTTGGACCGGTTGAAGAGCTCCCTCGCCCTCGCCCTTGTCCATTTCTATCCACTTTCCAGCCGCCTTGTGACACAAAAGAATGAAAACCCACCTTCCTGCTTGGTTTTCGTCGACTGCAATAACAGTCATGGAGCTAAATTTATCCACGCAGCACTAGACATGGAAATAGCGGACATCCTTTCACCGATTGATGTCCCATCTGTTGTTCAGTTGTTATTTGATCATGACAGAGCGATCAATCATGATGGGCATACAATGGCTCTGCTTTCCATTCAAATGACAGAGCTCAAAGATGGCATTTTTATAGGCTGTTCCATTAACCATTTAATTGCAGATGGAACATCTTATTGGCATTTCTTTAACTCCTGGTCTGAGATTGCGGGTTCTTACTTAATATAG